The Cygnus atratus isolate AKBS03 ecotype Queensland, Australia unplaced genomic scaffold, CAtr_DNAZoo_HiC_assembly HiC_scaffold_41, whole genome shotgun sequence genome window below encodes:
- the SYCN gene encoding syncollin, with protein MAVLMLAAVLAAVLAGAGAQCPTPADLRVVNGTRICAELFTDDSPYYDKCCGGKSLIVDCGADVPYVPWEWSGSISSLVVGTRCQLTVWSRAGKNGKMKTFGAGAVPRLQEVRRGLFSNWNNAIRGYYCQCN; from the coding sequence ATGGCGGTGCTGATGCTGGCGGCGGTGCTGGCGGCGGTGctggcgggggccggggcccaGTGCCCGACGCCGGCCGACCTGCGGGTGGTCAACGGCACCCGCATCTGCGCCGAGCTCTTCACCGACGACAGCCCCTACTACGACAAGTGCTGCGGGGGAAAGTCCCTGATTGTGGACTGCGGCGCCGACGTGCCCTACGTGCCCTGGGAGTGGTCGGGCAGCATCTCCTCGCTGGTGGTGGGCACCCGCTGCCAGCTGACCGTCTGGTCCCGCGCCGGCAAGAACGGCAAGATGAAGACGTTCGGGGCGGGCGCGGTGCCACGGCTGCAGGAGGTGCGGCGGGGGCTCTTCAGCAACTGGAACAACGCCATCAGGGGCTACTACTGCCAGTGCAACTGA